Below is a genomic region from Oryzias melastigma strain HK-1 linkage group LG7, ASM292280v2, whole genome shotgun sequence.
AAGAAAACTTTTTAGATCTATGTTTGACTGAATAACCTACAAGCACATCAACCAAAAAACAACTGTAATTCAAGGAAGTTAAACATTAGTTGGAGTGAAAGCTCAATTCACTCAAATATTATATGGTCaccttttagaaaataaaatatctttatatgtattttctcttttcaaacccattttcaaatcaataattttattaatggaactttgaaaaaatagcttagttttaaataaaggcaCAAATCAAACGGCAGTATTGTTTAGCGTAgtcatttttggcattttttaattttttgtgcaaaattttaaataccggttcattctttttaaatttacaaacatttgcaatattttaaatgttgaagaaaaaaataaactgttgaatttttagctgatcattttaatattttttacatttgtcacattttgtgCAGAGGATCAGTAAAACAGTAAATGTAAATGCAATGATTTTGCAATATACATGTGTTGAGAAAGTCACAGTTATCTTAAAGTTAAAGGTTCACTCCAGTGACCTTGATCTTTGACCTTGATGTGGCTTATGCAGAACAAacctttaaaagcaaaaatataaaaatatattttttaatgttattattaaaGTGGTAATGAATGCTTACTGCTAGTTTTATTTGCTGATctatgctaaaaatattaaaacagcccCAAAGTTAACTAAAGCCATAATTTTAAGAAAGTAATTTAAACAGAATTATAAttctaaaacactaaaatccTCCTTTGTGCTTCAAACAAGAACCAGCACCCATATTATATAGTAAATgtactatttattttaaataaaaaatgtatattggtTTGTAAATAtgtagaaatatatttatttatcattgcATAATTTTACTGAGAGGATGACGAGGTCCCAGAAAATGATAGTTGACAGAAACGTAAGGAACAGACACACCCAGAGTATTTTGcagataaatatttcaaaagttgAAATGTTACTATCTTAGTTACCTTTGAACACAAGCAGCGGCTGCATTACGTAAGGCAGATGTGCGGTGAGAAAGAAGGAAACAGAAGTGCCAGTGTAGCGGAAGTGGTACTGCCCTGTACGTTGAGCGAGACGGAGGACGGAGGCTGAATCGTCCAGAGAGCGAAAAAAAGCAGGATTAAAAGTCACACATTTTGTAAGTATACCCACCTCAATTGTTCGAGTATCGCACCATAATACTACATTTTCATTGGTAGATTATCGGATGAGGGGCTGTTTTATTCGTGTCCGGTTAAATTTATTTGAGAAGCCATCACCACCGAGAGGCTAGCTGGTTTGTGAAAGGCTCGCTTTAGCGCTCTAGCTAGCTGCGGAGCTAACCGACGGTCGGATTCCATGACACTTTGTTCTGACAGGCTCGTCTGCCCGGGCGGGCCCTGGTGTAGCTATTCAAAACGTATAAAGTCCCGAAGCTGTACACTCAATTATACACCGTTAACTACTCCCAGTTCAACTAATGATGAATACGTTTCGTTAAAAGCCTCTACCAGtgtttaattttattgaacGAGTCTCGGGTTGGCCTGCTTGCTTCCATTTGGGCAGCGGCAGTCAGACGACAGTAGCTAGCAGATCGTTAGCAACTCCTGTTGTTTTGCCTTATCGAGATAAATTAGCATATTTTACTTCCTGAAATCAGTTGTAacatactcttaaaaaacaatttgtaaTCATTTTGATTTAGTTAATTCTCATTTGTCTTGTCAACCCGAGTAATGAATAGTGAAATGAGCTAGCCCGCTAACGCTGTTAGCAACCCTAGGGGAGGGCATTAAAGCCTGACCCATCGAGGCTCCGGATGGTTGTCGCAAATGGGAATAAAAATTACAAGTATATGAAACAACGGAACAGCTGCGAGTGTTTTACATTTGAAACGATTTCGCCTTTTTGCTTAGGATAAATTCACAGTGAAGAAAATGGGCGTAAACGGAATTGATAGTGTTGAGCATCGCTGTTAACTAGCTAGCAGCTAACCTTAGCAAATGTTGAGAATTGCTGACCCAATTGCCATGAGGCCtagtgaggagaaaaaaaggttaaattctgATTTAGTTTCTAATGATACTTACAACTAAGTTGCCTTTTAATTAACTCAATTAGATATTTGGTGGAAATGTGTCACTGCTGCAAATTATTTAATATCTTATGGTTTGCTAAATGTAACTTGAttttcttctgtattttctttccttACAGTCTAGAAAATGGATAAGAACGACCTGGTACAGAAGGCCAAGCTGGCTGAGCAGGCTGAGCGCTATGATGACATGGCTGCAGCTATGAAGTCGGTGACAGAGCAAGGAGCTGAGCTGTCAAATGAGGAGCGCAACCTTCTTTCTGTTGCCTACAAGAATGTGGTTGGAGCACGCCGCTCATCTTGGCGTGTGATTTCCAGCATTGAGCAGAAGACTGAGGGTAATgacaaaaaacagcagatgGCACGTGAATATCGGGAGAAGATAGAAACTGAGCTGCAGGACATCTGCCACGATGTGCTTGTaagagtttgttttattagttttagcTTTAAAGCAAAGTATTGTATGTACGAATGTAAACTTAATATCTTAACTTTGTCTTGCAGGGGCTACTGGACAACTTTCTCATTGCCAACGCATCTTCTGCTGAAAGCAAGGTGTTCTATCTGAAAATGAAAGGTGACTACTATAGATACCTTTCTGAGGTTGCCTCTGGGGACACCAAGAAGGGTAAGTGAAAACATTACTCAAaagggttttatttaaaatatatattagacACAAGTTACACTTCTGTTGATCTGGGGGGTAATTGGAACTTTCAGtataaatctaaacataaagtgaatttttttttccaaacaacagCTGATTGTCTTATATCAccttttagttgtatttttttgtatgtttacaCACATACCTGATTTAGAGCCAGTCATTTTGTAAGGTATGCTTTACAGTCTTGCACTTAGCTGGCAAACCATAAATAATGTTGCAGCTAAAGAGCTTGTCTGTTTACCAAGAACATGGTGacgctgaaaaaaaaatcaaaagggaGTTTCAGACTTTAAAAGATTCTTATCTGGGTATTATTTTagtcttcctttttttgtaaacaaaaaatatcttgtTTTATGCAGATACCGTGGATAACTCCCAGCAGGCATACCAGCAAGCCTTTGACATTAGCAAAGGAGAGATGCAGCCAACACACCCAATCAGGCTTGGCTTGGCCCTTAACTTCTCAGTGTTCTATTATGAAATCCTCAACAACCCGGACAAGGCCTGCAGCCTGGCTAAGACggtatgaaatatttttgacgATAAACTTTTGAGAAACATTAATTTTAACCACTACTAAGGACACTCCAAacccttttttatgtttcctttcATTCTATCAGGCGTTCGATGAAGCCATCGCTGAACTTGACACTTTGAACGAGGACTCTTACAAAGACAGCACCCTGATCATGCAACTACTAAGGGACAACCTGACTGTGAGCGTTACTCTGCACGCTGGATTGTGACTTATCTTGATGACTTTTATTCTGTTTCACAGGAAGTTGTAACTTCTATTTTCTCTTCTCTTGCCAGCTGTGGACATCAGAAAACCAGGCAGATGAGGGAGAGGCCGGAGACGGGGAAAACTAATGGAATTGCACTGTTTATCCACCTACACTCTTATCTTAAACACAGACAGCTTATATACATCCCCCTCCACTCCATCAGCCCCTCCCACTTCTGTATGACAAGCAGCCTGAATTGCTCCTGACAAACTAGTTTACCCCTCTCAGTTCACTGTGAGGTGACAGGGTAATTTTCAGTTGTTAGCAGATTCAGTCACTTTGTGGAAACATGTTGTATTGATTAGTGAGTCCATGTTGCTGTTCTTTTTGTCAGCTTTGTGTGTAGGCCTGTGTGCAGTGTGCGAGCAAGTGTGAATGGATGTGAAAGATTGTGTGCATGttctgggggtgggggggggggtgttgtgAATTCTAATCGTCCTTCCAAATTCCTTTGTCCCGGCTAGTTTGTTGTGCATTTTTTCACCTCCCCATCTTTTGTTACTTTCTTATTTTGTGAATCCTCATATTTGCAGGTTTTATTGTATGGTAATTAAACTGGCAGTTAATTTTCCACCAAACACTGTGATGGTAGGCGTTCCATTTTTACTTCACAACCCCCCCTTaagaaaacaggttttgttttttccatatGTGTACAATCCTATATCTAGCTTAATGCAATTCTGCTGTGGACTCATACAGAAGGAGGCAGGCTGTATTGTGACACTGACATCTTGGTGTAATGCTTCTTAAATCATGTTCACGAATTCACAGATAAAAATTTCTGAGGGACCCCATAAATTGTTATGTTAGATTTGTTCAGACATTAGGACATTCCACATTAAGCTTTTGGAAATGGCAGTgctcccttttttgttttgcctttttttttcttttggaaactAAGTATGGATTGTCATTGTAGTTTTACTCACTGTTCAGGTGCTGCTTGATCTAAgtacaatgaaaattgtatgtGCGTAAAGATGTGGTTCCATGTATTTTTCAAGATTGACTATCATCTGTATGTAAAACTTAAAAGTAACCTTTTATTGATGTTAATTGAAAATGTCTTACCACACTGTATCAACCCTGCTTGCAAAATATTCCTCTTAAAGCGGTtgttttctcccaaaaaaaatTGTGCCTGGCTTTCTCTTGCAGCATTTAGTATTTTCTTATTAGGTAGCAGCATCTGCTTGTTTGGAGTCATAGAAAAGCTTAGAGCACACAAGCTAAAATCTCACCTCAGTTTTTACCCAGGTGAATCCGTCTACTGTCAAAACTGATGGGAATTGTTGCCTAAAAAAAGTCTGGTTTGTTTTAGTGGGTGGAAACAGCCATTTTATTCCTTGGGAAAGAACCTCAGTGTCACAATACCATTTTATCACCACTACATTCCACATTACTGTAGTTCAAGACACCATTCCACACCATAGCTGGCGGTCTGTTTACACTGACAGTGCTCCATTGAATTGAAACCTGAcctgtttgggaaaaaaaaatgtcagttcaTTATCATGCTTGATGAAAATGCAGTTAGTGAATGTGGAACGAAGCCTGTCTGTATATCAGGTAtctatttgctttgtttttactgaTAAGTCTTATGGCTAAAATTTGCTTCTGTAACAGTCTATTACCCAGTGCACACACGTGGTTGTGAAAATTTAGAATAGCTATAAAATGCATTGACGACATGGAGATAAACAATGGTTGGTGTAATTCTAGCTTTGTGTTTATGTACTTAAAACCATTCTAGTTTCACTATACATGTAAGAAATAGGGAAGTGTCAAAGACCATTCagtgaaataaagttttgtttcagaTAAGAGGAAAATTACGTCTTTATTTCTGCTCACATTAAAACTTTAGGCTAAAGAGTAAAAAATGCTACATAGAATATCAACGTTAATTTATtagtacataaaaaaattttGTCGAAAAAAAGTTCATTAGTTTTAGGGAACTACTTCTTGTCGCGGAATGCGACGTTCCAGCCAGGCCTTTTCACAGCATAATTAAAATAGTGATGTGCGGTGCAGGTGTGCCGCggttataattaaaaaaagaagaaaaaaaaaacttcacgaCTGACGTGATCCCGCAAGTTGCTGTTCCAAAAAGTCCGACGTCCACGCTTTGAaagtaagtttttaaaaagttaatgcacgcgctctgcatttttctcagTCGAAGTGTGCCTTCGTCAATGCTAGAACTAAGCTAGTTCTGTGACGTAAACTAAACCcctctaaaattaaaatgtaccTTAATATTGTGACTTTTTCAGAAGCGGGAACTGCTATACTttaaatttgacttatttttttccccaaaaaacgTTATTTAAATTTAGTGGAAATTCTTTAATTTGGCACAAATGGTCATCCGAATGCCCGCGCGCcatggttttttttctttttttttgcgcTGTTTTCCCCCTTGAGGCctcctttttgttttaagacATAAACCATAGCAGTTCTCAAAATTCTGcccagttattttttttatcaaataggTTGGGTTAggttataaaataaacattttaatgtgttttgacACCACCAGGTTTAAAACTTTCAGTAATAATTTTGcacatatttatttcaaagaaacCTCCCTAATAGTTGAAGCATGGACTGAAGCTACAATGTGATCACAGGTGTGGAAAATTGAGTtaaattgcaaattaaaaagTAGGAGGTGTTCACTTTGTATGTGATCATGTCTTCACTGAAGAAAACGTTCAATCAGGCTTATTTGGGGTACATTGCATGGAAAATAATGTATTGCTTTTGCTAATTCTTCATCCCTATCATGGTTTTGCAAGACTGCAAATGAACAATAGCAAAAACCCAAGGTGGTGTTTTGGCTgactgggttaaaaaaaaaatgaatgtttatgGAACTAAGTTGAGAACCAAAGCTATAttaatgtgaatattttttacagCTGTCAAACACACAATGAACAGCAGTGGACCAGGGTATCCTCTCGCCTCTCTGTATGTTGGAGACCTGCACCCTGATGTTACGGAGGCCATGCTTTATCAGAAGTTTTCCCCTGCTGGACCTATCGTGTCAATCCGTGTGTGCCGTGACATTATTACTCGAAGATCTCTGGGATATGCCTATATAAACTTCCAGCAACCAGCTGATGGTAAATCATTTTATCTACAGCCACTTAGGAGTTACCAACTAGTGTAAACTAATTGACTAAAACATGGTTATTTAGAACTTGAGTggatgaagaaaatatttttcttcatccactTAAGttgatcttttaattgtgatttttagccaaaatcaaaaagccttcgTTATTGTTTAAGACTTATTTTATTCACACCgtcagtagctcattagaaatataaTTCTGGGTTGTGGTTAGGACTGTTGACACAAAGCAACCCGTCCCCTCCCCATCACTGAGAGAGCTGTTTGCACGCTCACACGTGACCtcatagcctcaagctaacattagtggtgccaAAATAATGACGAGCAATAATGGATCAATtcagtacagttttgagccagaatcacaATTTGCTACACCAGAGctgttgaacgctcatcatgtcttGCACCCCTAAGCATGAGCGGGCCTGGGTGCGCACAGGGGGAGAGGAGAATTTGGCATCCCCATTTTAGTAGCCTTTAGTAGTCTtggcattttcaagcatccgatTTTAATGTGCTCATGATCCAAcgtgatttgaattaaaaaatattcaaatgcagtttgaatctcaaactcttttatttgattctctactatgagaaaaatgcaacaagaacatgttaaaaacacaaaaaaggctattttaatTGGACTGGGccttttaaagtctcactctaatAAGCGGtggtctttttaattatgactatgcgtagctaaaaaaaaaagttgttttcttgatCATAATTTTTGCAGAggggcagtagttcattagaaattctcatctgagttgtggacgaGACTGTTGATGCGGAAGTATTGCGTTTTCCGGAccataagtcacattttttttttcatagatttacccggggtgtgacttatactcaggagcgacttatttgggatttttttttaagacatcacTAGGCTCATATATTCGTTATCTTCTCCATTTACAACCACTTGCCATGTAGTGGTTGTTTTCccctaacaaccactagagggcagtgtaAGTTTGTGCATCGGTATTTGCTGCTgtctgctgacagaaacgcagaagaagtagttccgttcaaaacaaacattgctgaGAATCTGATCCTTCTCctcatcaagacattattattattactattgatttatttgtctcTCCTTGGACTAGTGCGAGACAGCAaaccatcaaactgggttacagacagaagagcagctgaaAACGCCATCATTCAGATGCTGCTCCTGTGGGCTTGAAGGTAACAATTACCTAAGAAAAAGACTGTTCTCCTGAAGACAGAATGGAGACATGATTATTGATGCTCTTgtggagctctttaaaataatcttaatctCTCAACATCATATCTTCCGTGTATTTTAAACGAGGTATACaatcaaagcctccatcatgtagcgatgaggcttcTCCACACGCAATGGGAgcatctagtttatgaacacatttttagacgagcattgagcattaaatttgacACCCGTCAAAAGAAGTAGTGGACTcaaatttgacgcatgaatcgcTTTTggtgtcaaatgcaacgttatttcaggcttgttgaatttgttcataaatgttggaattttctcttaaaagttcGACTTATACCCCGGAGCgacttatgtttttttttttttctccttcatcatgcattttttagctcctgcgacttatactccatagtgacttatagtccggaaaatacagtaagcCTCGATTCCCATTGATATCTTTTAacactttctcccactagcttagaGCCTCATTAACATTAGCAGTGCTAGTAAAATGCCACGCAATATTGGCGCTATCCAGCTGTGTAGTTCTGAGCCAAGTCGGATTAGGAAAACAGAGATGTACATGGATCCATTTGCTTggaagtagatgcatcagaatggagtggagcaaggagcttaTGGCCGATTGTCGCACCTATGCCACTGCCACAAGCTTTTTACAACAGCATTGTttcgtctgctcttgattcacaacagtttgaaaaaataaatactcaaatgcaaacttgagtttaattttcctaatatatgtcctcaatcatgatTTAacaatgcttaaaataaaaaataacatgaaagcCCAATTTTAATTGTAGCGGGTCtttaacaatataaaaaagaaaaatttgaaaTGCAGCATTCCCCGTTTTTGTTATCTTACCTGAGTTAGGTCAGATAATCAGTTGATACAATTCCTTAAATAcagactccaatgaaaatgattgTTTCTTGTGccttttctgatggaggacctatatcaagaaaatcaaactaaaaatgttgttttgattatttcttgattcaaatctttgtgaataaggagcagaccATTATCTTACATTCAGGTGTGTGTGAGAACTAGACTGATAATCAACACATGTACTGTAGTGAATTTCAAGNNNNNNNNNNNNNNNNNNNNNNNNNNNNNNNNNNNNNNNNNNNNNNNNNNNNNNNNNNNNNNNNNNNNNNNNNNNNNNNNNNNNNNNNNNNNNNNNNNNNNNNNNNNNNNNNNNNNNNNNNNNNNNNNNNNNNNNNNNNNNNNNNNNNNNNNNNNNNNNNNNNNNNNNNNNNNNNNNNNNNNNNNNNNNNNNNNNNNNNNNNNNNNNNNNNNNNNNNNNNNNNNNNNNNNNNNNNNNNNNNNNNNNNNNNNNNNNNNNNNNNNNNNNNNNNNNNNNNNNNNNNNNNNNNNNNNNNNNNNNNNNNNNNNNNNNNNNNNNNNNNNNNNNNNNNNNNNNNNNNNNNNNNNNNNNNNNNNNNNNNNNCAATGAAAATGATTGTTTCTTGTGgcttttctgatggaggacctatatcaagaaaatcaaactaaaaatgttgtttttattatttcttgattcaaatctttgtgaataaggagcagacgATTATCTTACATTCAGGTGTGTGTGAGAAGTAGACTGATAATCAACACATGTACTGTAGTGAATTTCAAGTCTAAGAAGAGATGTATAGATGTtagtatctggctcaaaactatgttgctggatagttccaatatcgctcgccatttttgttgcaccaataatgttaggttggggttgtgaggggctgtaagctagtgggagactgcataaacaaagagctctcagcaaacGGGAGGGGAAGAGTGGGTGGAGTTACTTAGCCCCTTCGgcccgcctacaactcagaggttaatttctaatgaactctccTTCTgtttcctagaaaacaacacagttttttttcttaggcaAAAAATACCATAATTATAaataagaccactgggaagcgccttgaaaatagatcaaaagatgatcagagtgagtctttaaagactTTCCAACTTTGATTTGTGCTGTTTGCACGAATTATGGGGAGATGTCCGTTGCATGACTTTGGTGCCTCATgactaacatttta
It encodes:
- the LOC112159120 gene encoding 14-3-3 protein beta/alpha-1, producing the protein MDKNDLVQKAKLAEQAERYDDMAAAMKSVTEQGAELSNEERNLLSVAYKNVVGARRSSWRVISSIEQKTEGNDKKQQMAREYREKIETELQDICHDVLGLLDNFLIANASSAESKVFYLKMKGDYYRYLSEVASGDTKKDTVDNSQQAYQQAFDISKGEMQPTHPIRLGLALNFSVFYYEILNNPDKACSLAKTAFDEAIAELDTLNEDSYKDSTLIMQLLRDNLTLWTSENQADEGEAGDGEN